CGCAAATTATTCAGTTAGTCGGGCAATAGTATTAAACCTATATCATACTCAGTAGACTCTTAGTCGATCAGTTGACTACTGCAGTATGTGTGTACCTTACTCTTTTGTTACTCCTATGAGTCAGAACAATAACAAAACAGTTCGTACATAGTTCAACAAACCAATTCATCGAATTAACAGATATGTAAAGCCTGCATAGGCGCTGATGCCAAGGATGCACTAGCATGCCGTTCAGTCCAATATAGGGAAACCAATTATGGATTTTGTTTATGTTCAGAAGTTCTCGGGTACAAATAATTTGAGGGTAAAGTCCGGGTTGTATGGAGATTTAGGCACTGTGCATAATACTATTTACAGTTACTGTGAAACGTGTTCGGTTCTCCATCGCACAAAAGCAAAATAATGTATGaagtaaaagataaaaataaaataaaaataaaaataaaaagaaaaggaaaagaaaagaaaagaaaaaagggaaaaaagaaatagatcTACAACtaatatctatcttctattattattattattattattattattgattGTAAGGTGGTTGGGTAGATTTAGTCAGTGCCAAGTCAATAGCCCCCATAACAGTCTTACTCAACTGGGGAAGGTCGAAACAATATAGAGCGATACAGTTTTACGTAACTCTGTAAGATGGAACTTCAAGTGGAGCGCCTAAAGGCTTCTTTGTACCCAACCCATACTGTTGACGAAGTTCATTTACCTTCGAGAACATACAGTACGCGTGTCGTACGGCTGTGCACTGTAATTTTGTCCCACTGTCCACTGGGGAGCCTCGGCCGTACCACACTTGAGCGTCACCATACTGTTTCCGGGGCTCGGCATTGTCCGCCCTTACCGCCCAAACCCAGCCATCCGCCTcactctttctctttcttcactgtCTCACGCTTAACCCTGGGCGAGTTAGTCGCTTCTACGACGGTATCGAAAATAGGTATTGGAAATTACCCTATCTAAACGAAGTTACGGTCAACCTTAAGGCGATCCCCCTGCCGTCACTCTTATCGCACTCGGAAGTCTTGAGGTCAtcctttgttttccttccctcctgCTCGCATCTTAGTCTCATTCCCGGGGATATATCCATACCTCTTAAACTCGGCCCCTTCTTTATTTTGGTTTCGCCTGGGGTACATACCGTCGGGATCCGATCACAGTTACCAGTATCCATTAATATCCGCAAAGTCGCGTGCCTGCATACGCATCCGGGCGGCTTCCCGCATTGGGTTTCATTTGGCTGACACTGCCGCTCGCCGGGACCCTCTGCCAACACAGCATCTTTGACCTATTGTGCATATTTATTCGACTGCCTCCCTAGGAGGAGTTTCCATTTTGGAcgcttctctcccttctccttcgtcgTCTCACCATTCATCCATGTATCTCGCTCAGAAGCTCGATCAGAGTGCCTCGTCGGGCTTGGGACGTCTTGCCAACCAACTGTACTTCGGCTATAAGctgtgaagatgatggttCCTAGGGCATTTCTCTTCAGCTCTGTGCCTCCCCTGCACCATGGGAAGAAAAGTCAGCTCTCAAAGTCTGAGATTGACTTTATTGCTGTGCAGGACGTCCCAGGCCTCGAGCTTCACGACAAGGAAAGCCCACACACCAGCCCAGTCATTATCCCCCCTAAACGAGGTCCTCGAGTGACCCCGGTGCAAAGAGACTCTGTGAGAAAGGGTCCGAAGACTCCACGATGTGCAAAGACTGTTCATAGAACATCGTCGGCGGCCTCGGGTGACCGCCCTATACCTAGCTCTATTGCTTCGATTTTGGAAGCCACCGCCATCCCGGTGCCTCGACGCAAGCGCAATGCGCGAGAGCCTCGAAGAATACCACAAGTGAATCATGTACAGGATTTCAGCAAGTTGCTGTTAGAAGGTGTCAAGTCCAGAGATGACAGCTTAACGGAGGGTACGGGAAATACCATGCTCGACATCCTCCTTAGCCCGCCTGAAGACAATGATCGGTTCGCTAGTGGAAGCAATTGTGATAGCGATAGCGAAGCGCCATCATTATCCGCCCATTCGTTGTCTATTGAATCGGTCCCGTCGTTGGACGCGGAATTTGAGTCGCCATTCGGCTCTCCCATACCCTCCACACCTTCTAGCCAACGAAGTCCGTGTGAAAGACGATACCTACGCCTATCGCAATATGAAAGTTGTGCTTCCGATCATCCTTTATTAGAGGAGGACGAATTATCGGACACCGAATGGGAACCTGTGCAACAGCCTGCCTTCTTGGACAGCACTCCAACGAAGTCTTCACCCTCTCGATCCTTCCCACGGCTAGGATCTACTTTCAAGTCCAATCTTACGGCGTCACTGCGAGCAATAAAATCTGCGGCACAGACAGTTTCAACGTTTGCTACGCCCTCCGTTCAGCCGGATGATTTTCTTACTCGGTCTCTTCTTACGATTACACCGAAGATGACGGACGACCGTCGGCCTCCGCCCATGAACGAACCACCTTCTCCGGCGCTCCGGCGCTATTTCAACCCCGTTACGGTTTCACCCGCAGAAATTTATGCTTATCAGGATCACCCGCATGAAAACCTTGACACTAACAATTGCCCCGTTTCCGTTCAGATGCAGACCTATCACCGGTCTGGGAAACGGGGTTCTCGAAAGAGTCGATTCCACCTGTCGGGCTCTAAGGGTCGTGGTCGATATTCTCCTTTCGATCCGGAGGTCCCCCCGATGTCCCGCCAGCGTGAACCCCGGGAAAACAGTGACTTTTTGCGCATGGTTGTGATGGAAATGAACATGAGACGCAGCGGCAAACTCCGGGACGACATTCCTACCCGGGCGCGAGTTTGGCTACCGCCTCGCAAAGGCAATCAAGACCGGAATAGCCCTTACGATTATtacgaagacgaagctgaACATGCCATTCCATCTAGATGGGTTGGGATTTCCGCCGACAGCATGTGACATTCACGCTTTGATTGTTCGTTTCACATATAGGAGGCATTGGAATACTCCCTTCATTAGCGCAGCGCATGGTCTGATGTTCGTCCCCTTCTGTTCATgaactttctttttcaatccttcttttttttttttttttttcccttttgtttttgtgtgTATGTGTTTTTTATTTACAGTTCTCTTGGCTATATTGGCTATTGTACATATTGAGAGACGTACATTTGCATTTTGGGCATACAGACTGGAGCGAGGGCGTTCAGGGATCTTGGATGGTCAAGACGGACCAGACTTGCTTACAAACGTTGGCTTTACATCCTGCTCTGTACATCAATAGACTGTTGGGTTGAGGAAAGTCAAAAAGAATAAGATTGAAAGGCCTTGTCATAGATGGACATACTGTGGGTTCACCACGTCACACGGACGAAGAGCCGAGCGTGATTAGACTTCTGAGCAATCAAATCGACGTCATTACTCGAGAAGCGATCTCAATCACTTGACCCGAGGTTCCCATCACGCGGCTGAGCAaccaaagaaagataaggtAACCCCAATAGATTCGAGGAATAAATTACCACCATGTCTCTGGTACTCATCATCACTGGGGTTACGATACGTCGACAGGGTTACAGATTTAGTAccggtactccgtagttaCTACCTTCTATCTGCTTACAGTCCTTTTGACCGAAGATAAAAAACTACCTACCTAGCGAGAAGTGATGGCCCTAAGAAGACTAGTGGCGAGAAAGATGCTCTGTTTTTTAGGAGCCACCTCACGTGGAATCCTTTCAAAGATTTGGGTTACTTTCTGCCCAGCTCTGAGGGAACGTGGAAACCTGAAGTATAACTAACTAAGGTGATTGTCTTCGGACTTTGGATTCATTGATTAATTTTACTGCTAAATCCGATGAAAATAGGGACGTACAGTACAATTGTCAGTATTCTAATCCTGTACCCATTTATGTGATGTTACTGCAATAGTTCGTCGTCTTTGGATAGAAACTTAGTTATGGAACAGTTTTAAGATCGTATGAAAGGACTTCAATATTGATTATCCAGTCTATCTGGTGCCCTACCCAGTAGACTGAACCGGAAGGCCTCATCTATATTCCATTGTAACCGGTATAGCAGGCGTCGAGCCACGTGAATCAACCTAGTCCATTGCTTCCATTTCGGGCAAAGTTCCTGATCAGGAGGTCACCTGTCGAGCTTCTTTATATGGAAGTCAAACGTACTCATGAATCAGCACTCCATCGTTGACTTGACTATTCAACTTCCCTTGCAACTATGGAAAGCCGTCATCGCTATACCTGACATAGCCAGAGCAAATTAGGACAGCTCTCAATGATTGGTTTACAGATGGTTATACCAAAACCACGAAACCAATTGACTGGGACACTCGGGAGCATTGTGATCATTCGAAAAAGCTGGTATTACCAGCATTATCCCGTTCGATTCGGCTCGAATGCTTACTGGGGGGGACCTTCATGAAGGCATGACCGAACCCTATCCTGATACTCTCGCGGGCTTCTCTACCTGGATAGAAGTGCAGACGATGAGAGAAATGAGAGGATTCCGCATACTCTTTTACTCCGACTTCAAAGTTCACAAGCTCGTGGGAAGTTACTTATATAACTCCACATACTCAACGGTGAAGAGGAATAAAACTAGTGACAACCAGTCGGAGATATTTTCCGCTCGGGATTGCCTCTCTACAACACTGAAGAAAAGTTAGAAATCAAACGTCCTTCTTTCATTCAAAACGCCTAGAAGGGTTCATTGTGCTGCGATTGACAGCTCAGATAAGTATAtgatggtattgatattTTTGAGACCCACTGGGAGGTGCAGATCGTTTGTACCTGCATCTGTAtgataaatttatagattcCTGGCCCCCAATATCAATGGTGGAGACAGGTGAAACAGGTCTCATTTCGTCCATATTGCTCACAACTATCTTGGCTGGATATAACGTACGGGCTACAGATTGATGAACTTTGCGCAAATTCTCAGAGTGTTAGTCGCTAAATACGCACCGGATAATGCGAATAGGACCCTGGACCGACGATCTATACACAAATTTCTACTTATAAGTACATACTGTTCGCACAATACTGCCCGCGACCGCTCTAAAAATGTACTCTTTAGCAAAAATCAATCTGCATAGGTCTTAACCTTTGTCCGACACCTTTCCATCTTTATACAGGGCCAAAGATCAGAATCCTTATCGCTTCTTGCTAAGGAAACCATGCCAAGAACATTCTCATTTTACATCGAGAAGCCTAACATATCCTCTGAAATAATGTTTATCACTGAAACTCCTGAAATCTGCCTTCCACATACGAGTCCATCTACCCAGGCTTGTGTACGCGGGGACCGACGATTCGTTGAAGAGATAGACGGTGCCTTAGCGATGCCCTTTTCTGAGCTGTGACACTCAAAGGTAGCATTCGAAGACCATAACCACAGTATTATTGTAAGCCTTTTTCTATACTTGAGAGCTGCTGTCTATTCATCGACACACATATCCATTCGCCGACATTTCCAGGCCAACTGATGATTTAATCCAACACCCTCGTACTCTATACCTATAGTCGTAATGGCCGTCAGCTTGTGTCCCATCTTCAGCTGCGGACTCCTTAAAAGTATACGAGGCTAATGTGGGAAGAATTCCTTTCTATGTATAGAGTAAGGCCGGGAAAAGAATGCGAGACTGACTCGAAAACAGTCTTAATCTCCCGTCCCTAGACAGGACAAAATGTCGATGGGCCCCTCTTGTTCAACTTTCACTCTTGGTCTACATTGTTTTTCGGATATACTCTCGGATATGGGGTAGCTAAATGACTATCGAGCTGCCAtacatattttttttacctttagGAAAGGAGTAGGACATAATGTGATAGAGACAAGGCCGAGCAAAGTCGCAGAGTTTGTGTTGCATCCAAACCTAGATGTAATCTAATGAATCTATCGAAAGATGAAGTGAGAATGAAGACGTGTGTCGTATCTATTCTAAAAAGAACACTATCCTCTAATCAAACTAGAAACTATTCGAGTCAAATGATTAAGGAAGAACTAGATCAGGAAGGAGGTGACCGCTATAATTCATAGCACGATGAGACTCTTAACTACCACTTATCATGGAAAGATGATAGTAAATACAGATTCTCGACCGTCTCGTTCTTTCGAGAGATGGGAGGATCTTTTGCGTAGTGTTGGGATAAGTCTGGTTTGTATTAGGGTTATCTAAAACTTCGACATAAGCTAAACCCAATCCAGAGTGGTCTTCTTATCTTTCAGTTCAAGGGATTATATTACTGTATGGTATTCATTCAGGCTGTAATGCATCAGCTAGGTCATCTCTATCCATGGATGGATCTTATTTCTCCCCTGTTTGCATGGCCATGTCTCGTTCTCCCCTGTAGGCCTTATCTCTGTCCAATGGTAGAAGATGGATTCTCTGGTCGGGCTTAACTTTACGCCGTGTTTTGGAGCAAACTCCCGCCATGTTCCGTGTTTGGGCAGGGTTGCAGATAACCAAGGAACTGGGCAAGTAGGATAGTTTTATGTGGTCTTTTTCGGTTCATCCAAAGTGGATGTGTCATTACGCAAAAATGggggtatgtatgtatggatgtatgtacaattgGGAAAGTATCTTGTGCATCGTCGGCAGCACCGGTGTATGAATTTGGATTTGGGTTAGGCCCATGGGAAATGCCCAAAAGACTGGGTTGATTCTTGatgtggatgatgatgatgcaagGTGCCTGTTTAGGTACCTCTGGACGGCTGGAACCCTGTAGGAAATGATCAGAATGGAGGAGTCCTAGTGTGCCATGACCATGATTAGGCTTCAACATACCCTCTTCGCCCAACAGCGTCCGCTGTTTCCAGCACTCCTCTATCCATTCGGCAGTGACGAGGTGTGGCACCTTCTTTCCCGGTTTCGCTGAGTGCGATTTGCGGATCGAAGAGACGTCTGAAGATGAGCTGCCCGGAGCTACGACGATGTGAGTTACCGACGAAGATTTCGAATCCACAACATTCGCTCCCGCAAACCGTACAGTGTTGCGTGCTAGATTAAGACGGTATTGCTGATGCGTTTGTGACGTCTCGTCTACTTCTGCATCATCCACTTTGTCATTCTGAGGAAAGAGGATGGTCAGACCCTTGAACAGCCAGCCGGAAGGCATCTCCCATCCGGCATTGACTTTCTCCTGGATACGCTCGTTGAGTTTTCGGACGATTTTGGGATTCTGCGAAGCGTGAAAGTGATGATCCTTGCTCATCTGCTTTAAGATCTAGTCACAGTCAGCAGGTTATATCCTATCCTGGGCGGGGATGTTTACCTCCTTCAGTTCGtcattggtggtgttgcGGGCATAACTATCATTGAACCGATCGACGCTCGCTGcaatctcctccttcttgtcctgAGTCGCGAAGAAGACATGTCTGGGTGAAAGTTAGTAGACCAGAAACCTTGTTCCAGACTGAATCAACGTACCTGGGTtcgagaggaagaagagaatcaGGCAAACCCGCGTCTATTTCACTCTGCCTAATACAATCAAGGATCCAAGAAGGCCGGATAATATTGACATTGCCGCTTTTTTGAAGGGACGCAGCTTTCACAGTCCCTGCATAACATGTAAGTTAATGCCAATGGTTCGAGGAGTCTTTGAAGGCGCACATACTTCTGTCGGCGATACAAATTGTGCTCGGAGCAGCATTACTCGTCTGAAAGAACTTGCCCCCATTAGCCTTCACGAGCTGTTCTAACTCCGCCTTTGACTTTTTGACCGGTGTGTTTGAGTCGGTTGTAATGTCTGTAACTTGATCAGTTTGTGCCTCGACTATACGCCCGGTCTTGCAACATACAGAAATTTAGCCCTTCGAAGATATTGCCAGATGGCCCGGTGTACTGAGCTTCTGCTTCCGCACTGTACCCGGCAATAGCTAAAGGCTTCTTGTTATCCCTCTTCGCCCGTTTCTTGCGTGAATTATCCACATtgaattctttctctttacGCTCTCGTTCCGCATTGGCTTTTAAGTCGAGGAACTCTTGTACTGAGAGAGCGCTTTTCCAATCTTTGTCCATACGCAGCTTTTTGAAGCGCGGAAAGCGTAGCGTCAGTCCGATACGAAACTGATCACTGACAGCTACTGAAGCTGCCTTAACGCAGAGAACCACCGAGTCTTCTGGTTTTATCCACATGTCTGGGCGCTCGTACTGCGCATCTCCGCCTGCCAGTTCTATGTATGTCGTGGGAGGTTTCCTGGATTTCCACTCGTGCCATTTACCGTCCGTGTGGTGCCGGATGTTTGCATAATCAGCTGCAGTAAAGCCTCCTCCTACCTTGCAGAACGAATAACACTTAGATGCCACCATTCCTTGTGAGGAATGAGCATCATCGACCCTTAACCCACATAAGAAGCTTGAAAGGCCACCACCCCGATGACCAGATCCATAATACCCTCCAATCACGACGACATCCAACGACTCTCCGAACTCAGTCATATATTCCGGCTTAACCTTCATCCAATCATCGTGTCTTTCATTCAGGCGATAGGGTGACCTGGGATTCTTAAGTACCAAGCCCTCGGAAGCCTCTTCCACGACTCTTCGCAGGGCTTCCTCGATCTCAGTTTTGCCCGTAGCTTCTTCGTAAGGGTGGATTTCAAACCTGCGATAAACAGGTTTGATACTTTTCTGCAATGCGTTTCGGCGGTCACGAAGAGTGTACCTTGTCAGATCGCGTCCGTTCAAATACAGTATGTCAAAGATACGGAACAAGGGCCGGGTAGTGCTCGAGTACGGGTTTCTCTGTTCGGATAGTGCGGCCGTCTTAAGCGTGCCAAAGGGGGCAATGGCATCCTGTTCAGTATCCCAAGTAATCATTTCGCCATCCAGAATCAAGCTCTCCACTCCATCTGCAAACGCATCGTTGAGGTATCTTGTCAAAGCACCATTCTCATCTTGGATGCCATTCCCATAGAGATATGTGTAGTCCTTGGCTTTTCTTGACCAGAAGCGAAACGTTCTACCCCCTGGTACCGAGTCGTTCGAATCCATATGAAGCTGCATACGCTCCCCATCAAGTTTTTCCTCAATCCAGAAAACCGGATCATCTTCCGTCAGCCTCATCCGGCTAATCATCCGATCCAGTGAGTGCATCTGAAATTGAGCCAGCTGCGGTTGGAAACATTGCATCAACGTGATCCCTCTATCTTCAGCCTCAAGCCGGATATTAGGATCGTGCAGTTCCCAACAGACGCGCCGAAGACTACTCGAAATGCTGTACAGATTCTCCGCGTCTGGATGGAACACATCAAAGAAGGTGCGCTCCGTCGCTCCAACCTTCATCTGTCGTAGGATGATACGGATAAGCCACATGAGCTCTTCTGGGTTCATTCGTCGGTAGAATTCCGTCAAGATCGGCAACTGTTGATTTTCCTTAGACGCCGCGGATAAATGATCGAGTTTCTCATTCACTTCCTCGATGGTCATATCACCCACTTCCGTGCGCATTGGCC
This DNA window, taken from Aspergillus flavus chromosome 5, complete sequence, encodes the following:
- a CDS encoding ATP-dependent DNA ligase IV gives rise to the protein MDSDDDYNGPADTNPRLEDEESDLDEKYPNRPRNHSTTLPFHVLFQTLFYPLSEIKKKPAGPARKKVGPHGLSSVNLTPLEKRRDIIDRFISRWRKEVGDDIYPAFRLILPDKDRDRAMYGMKEKAIGKLLIRIMKIDKNSEDALNLLNWKLPGQTTTSSMAGDFAGRCFGVLSKRPMRTEVGDMTIEEVNEKLDHLSAASKENQQLPILTEFYRRMNPEELMWLIRIILRQMKVGATERTFFDVFHPDAENLYSISSSLRRVCWELHDPNIRLEAEDRGITLMQCFQPQLAQFQMHSLDRMISRMRLTEDDPVFWIEEKLDGERMQLHMDSNDSVPGGRTFRFWSRKAKDYTYLYGNGIQDENGALTRYLNDAFADGVESLILDGEMITWDTEQDAIAPFGTLKTAALSEQRNPYSSTTRPLFRIFDILYLNGRDLTRYTLRDRRNALQKSIKPVYRRFEIHPYEEATGKTEIEEALRRVVEEASEGLVLKNPRSPYRLNERHDDWMKVKPEYMTEFGESLDVVVIGGYYGSGHRGGGLSSFLCGLRVDDAHSSQGMVASKCYSFCKVGGGFTAADYANIRHHTDGKWHEWKSRKPPTTYIELAGGDAQYERPDMWIKPEDSVVLCVKAASVAVSDQFRIGLTLRFPRFKKLRMDKDWKSALSVQEFLDLKANAERERKEKEFNVDNSRKKRAKRDNKKPLAIAGYSAEAEAQYTGPSGNIFEGLNFYITTDSNTPVKKSKAELEQLVKANGGKFFQTSNAAPSTICIADRRTVKAASLQKSGNVNIIRPSWILDCIRQSEIDAGLPDSLLPLEPRHVFFATQDKKEEIAASVDRFNDSYARNTTNDELKEILKQMSKDHHFHASQNPKIVRKLNERIQEKVNAGWEMPSGWLFKGLTILFPQNDKVDDAEVDETSQTHQQYRLNLARNTVRFAGANVVDSKSSSVTHIVVAPGSSSSDVSSIRKSHSAKPGKKVPHLVTAEWIEECWKQRTLLGEEGMLKPNHGHGTLGLLHSDHFLQGSSRPEVPKQAPCIIIIHIKNQPSLLGISHGPNPNPNSYTGAADDAQDTFPIVHTSIHTYPHFCVMTHPLWMNRKRPHKTILLAQFLGYLQPCPNTEHGGSLLQNTA